AGAAACTGCCGGTAGGCCGGGGGGCTTGGGGGGTGCCCCCCCATTCGTTTCTTTTCCGGTTGAATAAGGCCCCGGCCTTATGGAACCTTCGGAATGACACGACGACTAAAGGGTAGCAACTTGATTATTTATGTGTTGGTAAGGGTCCGGGAGTATCTTTAATTGGTGCCCCGCAGTCGCGGCACAAGCTGGCGGTGTTTTTTATCGGTGGCAGAGGCCGGGTCGCCGGAGGTGGGCGGGATAGCGCCCAAAACGGTCACGCCAATCGCTCGCTCCACATCGGCCGAGGTACGGATGATGTCCGTTTCCAGCCATTCTAAAAAAAAGACAACCAGCACGCCCACCAGGACCCCAAATAAGCCTGCGGCCAGGGTATTGATTTTAGTTTTAGGGGAGTATTGCTCGTAACCCAGGTTGTAAACATTGTCCACAATGGTCACTTCCACCCGGTCGCGTTTGTCCTGGCGCTGGTTCCAGGCGTCGCGGTCGGCCACAAAAACTTCGGCTGCGGTTTGGGCAATGTGCATGGCCACCTGGGGGTCCTCGTCGCGGGCTTCGATTTGCAGGGTAAAAGTTGAAGAATCCGGGTTGACGAACAATTTGCCAAGCAATTGTTCGGAACTCATATCCAATGGGCCAACATCGCCGCTGGGACGGTCAATAATCTCTTGGGCCATGGTGTGCGTGCGGAGGTTGGTGGCATAGTTGCGTAACAGGTCTTTGATAGTATTGCTCAACCCCCAATCCAGCCGGGCCGGGTTAACGCTAAGCTGCACACTGGCGCTGTAAATAGGCGTTTGCATTTTGCTAAACCCATAGGCGCTGGCGGCAGCAATAAATGCGACCACCACGATAATCCAACCCCGTTTGCGCAATATTCTGACATAATCGGTGATTTCCATAACACTCCTTCTGCAAATTACAAATCGCAAATTTGTTATTTGCTATTTGCTATTTTCCCCGGTATTTCGGCCAGCACCGGAATACCCATTGCTTCCAATTCCGACCCGCCCCGCACGCTGTCGTCCAGATAATCCAACAGAAAAGCCAACGCTATCCCGGCGGCCAGGGCCAACAGCAGGCGCACCGGCAAATCAAGGCGCCGGGTGAGGGCGGGAGGATTGGCCGTAGGGAGTGAGGGCGGGTCAATGACCTTGATGAGCGCGCCGGGCGTGCCCAGTTGGGTTAAATACTTGGGGCTGTCTTGCTCCATCACCACCACAATCGCCCGGGCAATGTCGGCCAGTTCGGCCTCGTTGCCCCAACTGAGGTTTAAGCGCAAGATGCGGTGTTGCTTTTCGGCAATGGTCACCCCGCCAATAGTCCCTGGCGGAATTTGCGCCGGGCTGCCCATTTCGGCCAATCGTTGGTTAACGTCGGCGGCAAAGGCCTGGCTGCCGACAATGGCCGTCAGATCATCGGCCAGATATTCCGAAGAGAGCCAGGCATAGTAGCTGTCGTAACTATATTGCTCCGGCAGTTCTTGCGGTTTAACGCCTACCGTAAAACGCATGCTGGTGTTGTAGGTGGTGGGCGGGGTTTGGGCGGTCAACCAACTTATGGCCCCCACCAGCCCCACCAATAGGGCCGGTATCCAGGCTCGTTTCCACAAGATCTGCCAGTATTGCTTAAGCTCCATCAGCCATCAACTTTCTTACTTTAGCACACGCCCCGGTTGTTGTCATCGGGTAATTGGCGGAATTTGCTTTACCCATTTTGGCCCTACAGTATAAGCCAAATGTCGGTATGTTCAAAATTTATTGACATTCACGCAGAATTAATGAAAATAGATGAAGATTTTCTAAACAGAATTCCCGCGAGGAGACCAAACTGATGAACAGAATCAAACCTTTGTATTTGACCCTTATGCTGATAGCCGTGTTTGGAGTGGGCGTGGCCATTGGTTTTATGGGACGCCCGGTGGTGATGCCCCCGGCAGAAGTGGTGGTGACTGTAATGGTCACGCCCGCAGCCGCAGCGGCGGCGCAAGCGGCCCCGCCCGCTCCCTCAGAAACTATTCAACAGCAGCCAACACCAACCATTATGGATTTTCTCCTTGCCGACGCCCGCCATTTTTTAGGCGACGTCAATGCGCCGGTAACGGTGGTTGAGTTCAGTGATTTTCGCTGCGGCTTCTGCGGGCGTTGGGCCGCCGAGACGCTGCCGCAACTGCGCCAGGAATATATTGACCCCGGCCAAGTTCGTTTTACCTATAAACACCTGGCCATTTTAGGCCCAGACTCTGTCCGCGCTGCCGAGGCCAGCGAATGTGCCGCCGAGCAGGGTGAGTTTTGGGATTTTCATAACCAGGTGTTTGTTGATCAGGCTCAAAACCGCACTTCCCTGACCGAGGATAATCTGGTTAAATTGGCCGGGGGGATAGGGCTGGATATGGATGCTTTTCGAGAATGCCTGACTACGGGTCGTTACACCAATCAAGTGATGCGGGAGTCGCAAACCATTCAGTCGTTAGGGGTGCAGGGGACGCCCGGTTTTTTGGTCAACGGCGTTTTTATTTCCGGGGCGCAGCCTTTTGCAGTTTTTCAGCAGGTGATTGAGGAACAGTTAGCCGCCAAGCCTTAGATTATCTCTGAACAAGCTTTCCAAATCCTGGAACCCGGATTCAATCCATCGCTTTAACCGCCGCCGACCCTCCTCAACCAACGCCAACACAGCTACTTGCTCCTGTTTGGCCGGCGCTGCCGGCTGCCACAGGGGGCTTAACCAGGCTTCCGGGTGTGCCGCCAGGTCCGGCTTTTCTCCGGCCAGCATGGCCAGGGCCGCCGCGGCCCCCAGGGCGTAACGGCGAGGCTGTATCCCTTGTTGTAAAGCCAGGCGGATAGCGCCAATGAGCCGGTCTTCCCAGCCCAGTTTGCGGGCCGGGTCTCGCCCCACCCGCTCCACGGTATCTTGCAGGTAAGGATTGAACATCCGCTCCAGGAGATCGTCAACAAATTCACGGAAACCGGCCTCGGTAAAGAGAGGGTCAAGCCCAGCGTATTTGCGGATCAGGGCCTGGCCGGTTTCTTCAACCAGGGCCGCATGCAAAAAAGCAAATACGCCCGGCGCTGCTTGTAAATCGGCAATGCGCTGCACTCCTTTGACAGCGCCGAGGTAGGCCGCCAGAGCGTGCGCGGCATTATGGCCATAAAACTTGGCTTCTTCAAAGGGCAAAAGATTTTCCTTTTCCGTAAAAATACCAATGCCTCGTTGGAAAGACGCCTCTTTTTCGTCAAATTGGGTTTTTGAGATCAGAATCCGGTTGAAGGATTCCACCAAAAAAGCGCGTTGACTTTTGGGCGTGATAGGGGTTAAACCGGCCTGGCGCATGTGTTGAGGGTCGGCCACAACCCCGCTCATTTTGGCAATCACGGTGTTGAGAAACCGCACGCGAGAACAAACTGCCGGCTGCTCAGAGGGTGGAATTTGGGCCAGCACTTTTTCTTGCAAAAGTTCGGCGGCGTGGCTGTAATTTTCGGCAGTATAGATTACGGCGCGCGGCCCCCCCTTAACCACCTTCTGCCGCAGCCCCTGGGCCAGGATGCGGTGCAGACTGCCCGGCCCCTCCGACACGTAGGCCGTGACATTGGGAATGGCCGTGCCAATCTCTTGGGCCTGGGCAATGGCCGCCATGAGGCGCTGGCGGTCTGCGGCCTGGGCCGGATTTTCAATCTCTATTGGCCCTATCCTGGCCTGCTCGATGCGCTTGGCGTGGGCGATGTTGAGGGAGAAATACCCCCCGGCCCGGCGAACGGCGTCCACGACCTCCGGTATAACTTCAGCCACCACCAATCGCCCAAAGGCAGCAGCGCCAAAAGCCTCGTAAAGAAAAAGTCCGGCCTGAATGGCGCCAAAACCAAAGCCAACATAAATGCGTTTTCCGGTCAAGGCCATCTAAACATTAGTCTTTCTTGGGGCGCGGTGTGTTCAGACCCGCCAGCCTCCGTATTTCTTCCACAAGAAATGTCAAATTTTACTCATGCCTGGAGCCATCCGGCATAATCGCGCCGCTCAACCAGGCTCGATCAAAATTGGCTCCGGCCAGGTTGGCTCCGCGCAGCCACGCGCCACGGGCATCAACCCCATCCGCCATCATGGCGCCGCTCAAATTAGCCCAACGCAAATCCGTCCATCTCAGGTCCGCGCCATTTAGATTAGCCTGGCTCAGATTGGCCCCGCTGAGATTGGCCCAATTCAAATCAGCCCCTTCCAGATTTATGCCGCTTAAATTGGCCTCGCCTAAATTAGCCCACCTCAAATAAGCGCCGCTTAAATTGGCCTCGCTCAAGTCAACGCCCCAAAGGTTAGCCTCGCTCAAGTCGGCGCCGCTTAAATCACGGCCTCTACCCCCGTTGTTGACAATGTCCCCCACCAGGCGCCATTTCG
The Anaerolineae bacterium DNA segment above includes these coding regions:
- a CDS encoding DsbA family protein, with translation MNRIKPLYLTLMLIAVFGVGVAIGFMGRPVVMPPAEVVVTVMVTPAAAAAAQAAPPAPSETIQQQPTPTIMDFLLADARHFLGDVNAPVTVVEFSDFRCGFCGRWAAETLPQLRQEYIDPGQVRFTYKHLAILGPDSVRAAEASECAAEQGEFWDFHNQVFVDQAQNRTSLTEDNLVKLAGGIGLDMDAFRECLTTGRYTNQVMRESQTIQSLGVQGTPGFLVNGVFISGAQPFAVFQQVIEEQLAAKP